The following is a genomic window from Deltaproteobacteria bacterium.
TGGGAGAGCGGCGCCGACGCCGCCGCCATGATCAGCTACCTGACCCGTGGAGAGGACGTCGCCGCGCGGGTGAAGGAGATCCTGGGACGAGTCTGAAGGGAAGGTGCGCGCGGGCTAGTATTCCTGGGCGTCGGGGTACTGCTCGTCGTCGCGCCCCGAGTAGTCCTCGAACCGCGTATATTCGTTGAGGAAGGTGAGCTTCACGGTCCCCACCGGGCCGTTGCGCTGCTTTTCGATGATAATCTGGGCGACGCCCGTGTGCTTCGTCCGGTCCTTCTCGTAAGCGTCCTCGCGGTACACGAACATGATCACGTCGGCGTCCTGCTCGATGGCGCCGGACTCGCGCAAGTCCGCCATCACCGGGCGCTTGTCGCCGCGTTCCTCCACCCGGCGGTTGAGCTGGGAGATGGCGATGACGGGGACGTTCAGTTCCTTGGCCAGGGCCTTGAGTGAACGCGATATCTCCGAGATCTCCTGCTCGCGGTTCGGCGAGTCGCGGTGCCCGCGCATGAGCTGCAGGTAGTCGATGACCACCAGGCCGATCTTCCGGCTGCGGTCGCGCAGCAGCCGCCGCGTCTTGGCGCGCACTTCCAGCACCGTGACCGCCGGCGTATCGTCGATGTACACCGGCGCCTCCGCCAGCCTCCCGGCCGCCTGCACCAGGGCGGGAAACTCATGCTCCCTGAGGTAACCGGTGCGCAGCCGGGAGTTGTCCACGCGCGCCTCCGCACAGAGCATCCGCAGGACGAGTTGCTCCATGGCCATCTCCAGCGAGAAGACGGCCACGCCGATGTCCTTGAGCGCCGCGTTGACGGCGATGTTGAGGGCGAAGGCCGTCTTGCCCATGCCCGGGCGGCCGGCGACGATGAGCAGGTCCGACGGCTGAAAACCCGCGGTGAGCCGATCGAGGTCCGCGTAGCCCGTGCCCACGCCCGTGACCAGCTCCTTGCGGTGGTAGAGTTCGTCCACCCGCTTGATGGTGTCGGTCATCACGTCGCCGATGCGGACGAAGGACGCGTTGATGCGCTTTTCCGATATGTCGAAGATGGCGCGCTCCGCGTCGTCCAGGAACACGTCGACGTCGCCGCGCTCTTCCAGCCCGCGGGTGGCGATGTCGGTGGAGGTGCGGATCAGGTGGCGCAGGATGGCCTTTTCCCGGACGATGCGCGCGTAGTAGGCGATGTTGGCGGCGGTGGGCACGTGGCTTGCGAGCTCCGCGAGATAGGCGGAGCCCCCGGCGGCTTCCAGCTCGC
Proteins encoded in this region:
- the dnaB gene encoding replicative DNA helicase, producing the protein MADATDTLSKLPPQNLEAEASILGGVLLDNEAINAVIELVNPDDLYRESHRKIFRAMVVLWDHNEPVDLITLSDQLKSMGELEAAGGSAYLAELASHVPTAANIAYYARIVREKAILRHLIRTSTDIATRGLEERGDVDVFLDDAERAIFDISEKRINASFVRIGDVMTDTIKRVDELYHRKELVTGVGTGYADLDRLTAGFQPSDLLIVAGRPGMGKTAFALNIAVNAALKDIGVAVFSLEMAMEQLVLRMLCAEARVDNSRLRTGYLREHEFPALVQAAGRLAEAPVYIDDTPAVTVLEVRAKTRRLLRDRSRKIGLVVIDYLQLMRGHRDSPNREQEISEISRSLKALAKELNVPVIAISQLNRRVEERGDKRPVMADLRESGAIEQDADVIMFVYREDAYEKDRTKHTGVAQIIIEKQRNGPVGTVKLTFLNEYTRFEDYSGRDDEQYPDAQEY